In a genomic window of Alphaproteobacteria bacterium:
- a CDS encoding helix-turn-helix transcriptional regulator, giving the protein MQTALLLQTLKQSLKAQGKTYADVAQTLDLSEASVKRMFSEQHFSLERLDRVCHMLGMEISDLVKKMDASQERIEQLSHRQESEIVQDVSLILVTVCVFNHWTMENITQYFMLNENECLLKLLKLDKIGIIQLLPQNRIKLLISPNFPGLRMARLSGSFVNMSGRNTLIAVFAVSIGFCVF; this is encoded by the coding sequence ATGCAGACCGCTTTATTGCTTCAAACGTTAAAGCAGAGTCTTAAGGCCCAGGGAAAGACCTATGCGGATGTAGCGCAAACGCTTGACTTATCTGAAGCCAGTGTAAAGCGCATGTTTTCGGAGCAGCATTTTTCTTTGGAGCGGCTAGATAGAGTGTGTCACATGCTAGGCATGGAAATCAGTGATCTGGTCAAGAAAATGGACGCTTCTCAGGAGAGAATCGAACAGCTATCGCACAGGCAGGAATCAGAAATCGTCCAAGATGTCTCGTTAATACTGGTCACCGTTTGTGTCTTTAATCACTGGACAATGGAGAATATCACGCAATATTTCATGTTAAACGAAAACGAATGTTTATTAAAGTTACTTAAGCTCGATAAAATCGGTATTATCCAACTCCTCCCACAAAATAGAATTAAGTTGCTAATTAGCCCTAATTTTCCTGGATTGAGAATGGCCCGTTTGAGCGGTTCTTTCGTGAACATGTCGGGCAGGAATACTTTAATAGCAGTTTTCGCGGTGAGCATAGGTTTTTGCGTGTTTTAA